Genomic window (Streptomyces liliiviolaceus):
TACGAGCCCGATCTGGGCCCCGAGCCGGACGTCGACGAGCTGCGCGAGCGCCTCGCCGAGATGCTCGACCCGGTCGACGTCTACTCCGAGGTCTTCGACCCGTACGAGCCCCGCAAGCCCCCGGTCCCGGCCCGTATCTCGGACGATCTGGCCGACGTCATGGCGGACCTGCGGCACGGCATGGCCCACTACCGGGCCGGCCGCACCACCGAGGCCATGTGGTGGTGGCAGTTCTCGTACTTCTCGAACTGGGGCTCCACGGCCTCGGCCACCCTGCGCGCCCTGCAGTCCCTGGTGGCGCACGTCCGGCTGAACCAGCCCCTGCAGGAGCTGGACGGCCTGGACACCGACCAGGACCTCAGCGAGGACGCCCTCGCGGAGGAGGCGGGCCGGGTGATGGCGGAGGAGATCGCGGGCCCGCTGGGTCTGCGCGAGGTCAAGTGACGCGAGGTCGCGGGAACGGGTGTGGGGCGGGCCCGGAGTCATCGACTCCGGGCCCGCCCCACACTCACGCCGTGCCCCTTTTCCGCGCGGACATATCGCGCCGGCCGTGTGACTAGGGGCACTTTGCGAGTGAGGTGCGTCCGGGACGGGCAGATGCGGTCCTGGAGCGGCCGGAGGGCCGGACTGCGGGAGCCGACCGATCGGCCGACCGTACGACCGGACCCACCCGGACCGGGTGATCAACACGTGAGCGGGACATCTCACGATGCGATATCACTCGGGTGGAATTCGGCCGCTCGTTAGACTGAGCCGACCGCAGTCGTGCGGTACGAGACGGACTGAGCGAGGAGCGCACGTGGGCCTTGTCGTGCAGAAGTACGGAGGTTCCTCCGTAGCCGATGCCGAGGGCATCAAGCGTGTCGCCAAGCGAATCGTCGACGCCAAGAAGGACGGCCACCAGGTCGTCGTCGTGGTGTCGGCGATGGGTGACACGACGGACGAGCTGATCGATCTCGCCGAGCAGGTATCCCCGATCCCTGCCGGACGTGAGTTCGACATGCTGCTGACAGCGGGAGAGCGGATCTCGATGGCCCTGCTGGCCATGGCGATCAAGAACCTGGGCCACGAGGCCCAGAGCTTCACCGGCAGTCAGGCAGGCGTGATCACCGACTCCGTCCACAACAAAGCGCGCATCATCGATGTCACGCCGGGCCGTATCAGGACGGCGCTCGACGAGGGCAACATCGCGATCGTCGCCGGGTTCCAGGGCGTCAGCCAGGACAAGAAGGACATCACCACGCTGGGGCGCGGCGGGTCCGACACCACGGCCGTCGCCCTCGCCGCCGCCCTCGACGCCGAGGTCTGCGAGATCTACACGGACGTCGACGGTGTGTTCACCGCCGACCCGCGGGTGGTGAAGAAGGCCCGGAAGATCGACTGGATCTCCTCCGAGGACATGCTGGAGCTCGCCGCCTCGGGCTCCAAGGTGCTGCTGCACCGCTGCGTCGAGTACGCACGCCGATACAACATCCCGATCC
Coding sequences:
- a CDS encoding DUF5063 domain-containing protein, whose product is MSDATLHATDPDPDDFSVQIADQIESFLVAVPEVARGDEPDSAVPFLLLEVSQLLLAGGRLGAHEDILPDERYEPDLGPEPDVDELRERLAEMLDPVDVYSEVFDPYEPRKPPVPARISDDLADVMADLRHGMAHYRAGRTTEAMWWWQFSYFSNWGSTASATLRALQSLVAHVRLNQPLQELDGLDTDQDLSEDALAEEAGRVMAEEIAGPLGLREVK
- a CDS encoding aspartate kinase, giving the protein MGLVVQKYGGSSVADAEGIKRVAKRIVDAKKDGHQVVVVVSAMGDTTDELIDLAEQVSPIPAGREFDMLLTAGERISMALLAMAIKNLGHEAQSFTGSQAGVITDSVHNKARIIDVTPGRIRTALDEGNIAIVAGFQGVSQDKKDITTLGRGGSDTTAVALAAALDAEVCEIYTDVDGVFTADPRVVKKARKIDWISSEDMLELAASGSKVLLHRCVEYARRYNIPIHVRSSFSGLRGTWVSNENPQGDAQVEHAIISGVAHDISEAKITVVGVPDKPGEAAVIFRTIADAEINIDMIVQNVSAASTGLTDISFTLPKAEGHKAIEALEKAKGAIGFESLRYDDQIGKISLVGAGMKTNPGVTASFFQALSDAGVNIELISTSEIRISVVTRQDDVNEAVRAVHTAFGLDSDSDEAVVYGGTGR